AGCGGGGGGCCGGTGCGGGTGGCCGGCGTGGGTGGGCGCCGCCCGACCACCAGGGTCGACCCGACGACCGCCAGCAGCACGAAGCCGAGGAGCAGGGGGCCCAGCGGTGAGTCGGTGAAGGCGTGCACGCTGGCCACGGCGCCGGATCGGGTGAGGAACGTGCCGAGCAGCACCAGCAGGAAGCTCGCGCAGGCCAGCGCGGTGTGCCAACCGGCCCGCCCGGCGGCGCGGGCCAGCCCGGTGTGCAGGAACGCGGTGGCGGTCAGCCAGGGCAGCAGGGAGGCGTTCTCCACCGGGTCCCACGCCCAGTAGCCGCCCCAGCCCAGCACCGCGTACGACCACCAGGCGCCCAGGCCGATACCGGCGGTCAGCGCGGCCCACGCGGCCAGCGCCCAGGGTCGGGCGGCGCGCAGCCAGCCCCGGCCGTCCGGCCCGGCCAGCGGCGCGGCCAGCGCGAAGGCGAACGGGACGACCAGACCGACGTAGCCGGCGTAGAGCAACGGCGGATGCACCCCCATCGCGGGATGCTGCTGCAGCAGCGGGTTCGGCCCGGGCCCGTCGGCGGGCACCGGGTCGACCGCCCGGAACGGGTTCGCGGCGAAGCTGGACAGGGCGAAGAAGAACAGGGTGACCACGCTGACGACGACCATCGCGTACGCGTGCAGCCGGGGCGGGTACACGCGCCGTGCCAGCAGCGCCGCGTAGCCACCCAGCACCAGCAGCCACAGCAGCAGCGACCCGTCGAGGGCGGACCAGAGACTGGTCGCCGTGTAGTACAGCGGCACGTGCCGTCCGCCGTTCTCCGCCACGAACCTGACGCTGAAGTCGTGCCGGAGCAGCGCCACCTCCAGCAGGGCGCAGGCGGTGGCGGCGGCGGCCAGGGTGAGTGCGGTGCCGGCCCGGGCCGGCCGGGTGGGCGCGCCGAAGAGGGCCGCCCGCAGCCAGAGCAGGGCGGTCAGGGTGGCGCAGCCGAGCCCGGCCGCGAGGCTGAGCGTGCCGAGCTCACCGAGCATCGACCGGTCCGGCGGTGGACGGGCGGTACTCGTTGCCGTGCCGGACCAGGACCTGGTCGGCGTGGAAGATCCCGTCGGTGGAGAGGCTGCCCTCGACGACCGCGCCCTGGCCCTCGCGGAACGTCTCCGGGGGCATGCCGCGCTGCTGCACGGTGATCTCGTGCCCGCCGTCGCCCAGGCGGAACACCACGAGGTCGCCGTCGCGGCGCAGCGACCCGGGCACCACCTCACCGCCGAGGCGGACCCGCTCCCGGGCGGCGGCCGGGTCCGCCAGCACCTCGGCGGGGGTGCGGTAGTAGGTCAGGGTGTCGCGCAGCGCGGCGGTGACCAGCAGCCCGCCGGCGGCGACCAGCACGGCGACCAGGGCGGTCCCGCCCACCCGGCGGCGGTTCATCCGACCCGGGCCGGCAGGCGCCGGGCGGCGGGAGAGGCGGCGGTGGCCGAGCCACGTTCCAGCCGGACCACCCGGTGCAGCAGGACGCAGAGCGCGGCGAGGGTCGCGGCGGCCACGGCCAGCAGCAGCGCGACCCCCAGCCGGGGGTCGATCGGCGGGCGCTGCGGGGCGAGCACGGTCGCCTGCTGGTGCAGCGACCGCCACCAGACCACGGAGAAGTGCACCACGGGGACGAGCAGGAATCCGGCCACCCCGATGATCGCGGCCGGGCGGGCCACCCGGGGGTCGGCGTCGTCGCGCGCCCCGGTCCATTCGCCCAGCGCGCGCCGCAGGGCCAGGTATCCGGCGTAGGCGAGCAGCAGCAGGGCGGTGCTGA
This sequence is a window from Micromonospora sp. NBRC 110009. Protein-coding genes within it:
- a CDS encoding heme lyase CcmF/NrfE family subunit; this translates as MLGELGTLSLAAGLGCATLTALLWLRAALFGAPTRPARAGTALTLAAAATACALLEVALLRHDFSVRFVAENGGRHVPLYYTATSLWSALDGSLLLWLLVLGGYAALLARRVYPPRLHAYAMVVVSVVTLFFFALSSFAANPFRAVDPVPADGPGPNPLLQQHPAMGVHPPLLYAGYVGLVVPFAFALAAPLAGPDGRGWLRAARPWALAAWAALTAGIGLGAWWSYAVLGWGGYWAWDPVENASLLPWLTATAFLHTGLARAAGRAGWHTALACASFLLVLLGTFLTRSGAVASVHAFTDSPLGPLLLGFVLLAVVGSTLVVGRRPPTPATRTGPPLLSRTTAVLVNGVLLVTIAAVVLIGTVLPLLSGPLGGPRVSVGPDYYQRTAVPLAVVLLLVAGVTPALRVRDRAAAVRRLVLPTAAALATVAATGLLSRPGPPALAAFGAAAFVLAGLAGELVERLRGPGAFRRPSRLAGLVAHAGIALVAVGVAGSSAYGRHTERTIRTGETIRVADVSARLIGVDRAGGSDGMSARARLRLSTGRTATPALRYHPARDTAVTVPAIDTGPLRDTYVTLLAVAPDSGSATVRLAVNPLVGLLWAGGGLTALGGLMAAVGAAGPRRRPTAPTEVGATPVAAGSGAAR
- the ccsA gene encoding cytochrome c biogenesis protein CcsA, yielding MSASTLDLVADTARGAAARRTLAWLAGGLAAAAALAGGWLAPPDQVQGQAQRLMYLHVPAAWVAYAAFGVVLAASLAYLIGGDPRWDRFARAGAEIGVVLTAAAIGTGSLWGHLVWGTWWAWDPRLVSTALLLLAYAGYLALRRALGEWTGARDDADPRVARPAAIIGVAGFLLVPVVHFSVVWWRSLHQQATVLAPQRPPIDPRLGVALLLAVAAATLAALCVLLHRVVRLERGSATAASPAARRLPARVG
- a CDS encoding cytochrome c maturation protein CcmE encodes the protein MGGTALVAVLVAAGGLLVTAALRDTLTYYRTPAEVLADPAAARERVRLGGEVVPGSLRRDGDLVVFRLGDGGHEITVQQRGMPPETFREGQGAVVEGSLSTDGIFHADQVLVRHGNEYRPSTAGPVDAR